A genome region from Populus alba chromosome 3, ASM523922v2, whole genome shotgun sequence includes the following:
- the LOC118037936 gene encoding auxin-induced protein AUX22, with amino-acid sequence MAQPLGLEITELRLGLPGSDDGHKNDKKRVFSEVSGEANSTTDDRKVQAKSQVVGWPPVCSYRKNISFNERDRLETSKIYVKVSMDGAPFLRKIDLGMQKEYSDLVVALERLFGCFGTGKALKDEYVPIYEDKDGDWMLVGDVPWEMFFESCKRLRIMKSSEAKGFGLQPRGALKGI; translated from the exons atggcacAACCTCTTGGACTTGAAATCACAGAGCTAAGGTTGGGTCTCCCGGGCAGCGACGATGGACataaaaatgacaagaaaagGGTTTTCTCTGAGGTGTCCGGCGAAGCAAACAGCACAACCGATGACCGAAAAGTTCAAGCAAAGAGTCAAGTTGTCGGGTGGCCACCAGTTTGTTCGTATCGAAAAAACATTAGTTTCAATGAGAGAGATCGCCTTGAAACTTCAAAAATTTACGTGAAAGTAAGCATGGATGGAGCTCCTTTTCTTCGAAAAATTGATTTGGGCATGCAGAAAGAGTATTCGGATCTTGTTGTCGCGTTGGAGAGGTTGTTTGGCTGTTTTGGAACTG GCAAAGCCTTGAAGGATGAATACGTTCCCATATATGAAGACAAGGATGGAGACTGGATGCTAGTGGGAGACGTGCCTTGGGA GATGTTTTTTGAGTCTTGCAAGAGGCTAAGGATCATGAAGAGTTCAGAAGCCAAAGGTTTTGGGCTGCAGCCAAGAGGCGCTCTTAAGGGAATTTAA